Proteins from a single region of Pseudodesulfovibrio portus:
- a CDS encoding bacterioferritin, translating into MATKEERREKVIEVLNKARSMELQAIHQYMNQHYNLDDMDYGELAASMKLIAIDEMRHAEAFAERVKELGGEPTTELAGPIEKRQDIKTIFPFDANEEDTAIDAYNQFLLVCRDNGDSISVKLFEEIINDEQEHFNYFDAIKDHIENLGENYLSRIAGTPSSTGLAPQGFVITGK; encoded by the coding sequence ATGGCGACCAAGGAAGAACGGCGGGAAAAAGTCATTGAAGTGCTGAACAAGGCCCGGTCCATGGAACTGCAGGCGATCCATCAGTACATGAACCAGCATTACAATCTGGACGACATGGACTACGGCGAACTGGCCGCCTCCATGAAGCTCATCGCCATCGACGAGATGCGCCACGCCGAGGCCTTTGCCGAACGCGTCAAGGAGCTGGGCGGCGAGCCCACCACGGAACTGGCCGGTCCCATCGAAAAGCGGCAGGACATCAAGACCATCTTCCCCTTTGACGCCAACGAGGAAGATACCGCCATCGACGCCTACAACCAGTTCCTGCTGGTCTGCCGCGACAACGGCGATTCCATCAGCGTCAAGCTCTTCGAAGAAATCATCAACGACGAGCAGGAGCACTTCAACTACTTCGACGCCATCAAGGACCACATCGAAAATCTCGGCGAGAACTATCTCTCAAGGATCGCCGGGACCCCCTCTTCCACGGGACTGGCTCCGCAGGGATTCGTCATCACCGGCAAATAA
- a CDS encoding methyl-accepting chemotaxis protein, which translates to MWHFFCSMKIGTKLMLFSLLTIVLLSFLSISAFMGLEKQETVIDSIFSESFRSYQTSTNLIDDIKSINIDAYNALNMANVGFPDEEIEAAVNPLPPFLDSIEDNIRTILSGLEGDPRYPLYETILRDYVEYKQLMLQVITAVTFDTDVAFASLSTAEQYYKQLNSRLIELKQHEVESMTARRAQARRQGAAVSRNMILYSSIIALVTLVLSFVMSRSIISPVKRLVEFAGGLSGGDLSLRFAVRGQDEIGRLGAAMNVMAEQAEEAMAEARQKALDAEKEAEVAQEAERLAEETAGKAEAQRQNILNAAEKLEEMAQALKEASGELSKRIIQIHKAVGEQRDQFGETATAITQMSATAISIAGNAENASTEAHQATKEAEAGVSSLQGVIGGIRKVKDNSEDLQRNMTELAGYTSEIGNIMEIITDIADQTNLLALNAAIEAARAGEAGRGFAVVADEVRKLAEKTMLATRDVGGNISAIQESSKRSSRATGEALEAIVAVSETAGGSGEVLQGILQSVHMASDGIRTIAAAAEEQSVTTEEITRSTDSVNSLTVTISAEMEKTASATSQVADLADELYSFVEMVRRS; encoded by the coding sequence ATGTGGCATTTCTTCTGTAGCATGAAGATAGGCACCAAGCTGATGCTGTTCAGCCTGCTGACCATCGTATTGCTGTCGTTTCTTTCGATATCCGCTTTCATGGGGCTGGAAAAACAGGAAACCGTGATCGATTCGATCTTTTCCGAGAGCTTCCGGAGCTACCAGACCTCAACCAATCTCATCGATGACATCAAGTCCATCAACATCGACGCCTACAACGCCCTGAACATGGCCAATGTCGGGTTCCCGGACGAGGAGATCGAGGCGGCTGTCAATCCGCTCCCGCCGTTTCTCGATTCCATCGAGGACAACATACGGACCATCCTGTCCGGGCTTGAGGGCGACCCGCGCTACCCCCTGTATGAGACTATCCTCCGGGACTACGTCGAGTACAAGCAGCTCATGCTGCAGGTCATCACCGCCGTGACCTTCGACACCGATGTCGCCTTTGCCTCCCTGTCCACGGCGGAGCAGTATTACAAGCAGCTCAACAGCCGCCTGATCGAACTGAAGCAGCATGAAGTGGAGAGCATGACCGCCAGGCGGGCTCAGGCCCGCAGGCAGGGGGCGGCGGTCAGCCGCAACATGATTCTCTATTCGTCCATCATCGCCCTGGTCACGCTGGTCCTGAGCTTCGTCATGAGCCGGTCCATCATCTCCCCGGTGAAGCGGCTCGTGGAATTCGCGGGCGGCCTGTCCGGCGGGGATCTGTCCTTGCGTTTCGCGGTCAGGGGCCAGGACGAGATCGGCCGGTTGGGCGCCGCCATGAACGTCATGGCCGAGCAGGCCGAGGAGGCCATGGCCGAGGCCCGGCAGAAGGCCCTGGACGCCGAGAAGGAAGCCGAGGTGGCCCAGGAGGCGGAGCGGCTGGCCGAGGAAACGGCGGGCAAGGCCGAGGCGCAGCGGCAGAACATTCTGAACGCGGCGGAAAAGCTGGAGGAAATGGCCCAGGCCCTGAAAGAGGCCTCGGGCGAGCTGAGCAAGCGGATCATCCAGATTCACAAAGCCGTCGGCGAGCAGCGGGACCAGTTCGGGGAAACGGCCACGGCCATCACGCAGATGAGCGCCACGGCCATTTCCATTGCCGGCAACGCGGAAAACGCCTCCACCGAGGCGCACCAGGCCACCAAGGAGGCCGAGGCCGGCGTCAGCTCCCTGCAGGGGGTCATCGGGGGCATCAGGAAGGTCAAGGACAACAGCGAGGACCTGCAGCGCAACATGACCGAACTGGCCGGTTACACGAGTGAAATAGGCAACATCATGGAGATCATCACCGATATCGCCGACCAGACCAACCTGCTGGCCCTGAACGCCGCCATCGAGGCGGCCCGGGCGGGCGAGGCCGGGCGCGGCTTTGCCGTGGTCGCCGACGAGGTCCGCAAGCTGGCCGAGAAGACCATGCTTGCGACCAGGGACGTGGGCGGCAACATCTCCGCCATCCAGGAGAGCAGCAAGCGCAGTTCCCGGGCCACCGGGGAGGCCCTCGAGGCGATCGTGGCGGTCAGCGAAACGGCCGGCGGGTCGGGCGAGGTCCTGCAGGGCATCCTGCAGTCGGTCCACATGGCGTCTGACGGCATCCGGACCATTGCCGCCGCAGCGGAAGAACAGTCCGTGACCACGGAGGAGATCACGCGATCAACAGACAGCGTCAACTCGCTCACGGTGACGATTTCGGCGGAGATGGAAAAGACGGCCTCGGCCACGAGCCAGGTCGCGGATCTGGCCGATGAGCTCTACAGTTTCGTGGAGATGGTGCGGCGGTCGTGA
- a CDS encoding cache domain-containing protein, protein MKKLCIATILCLSMLLSGAALAADKDQAVKVVDAVAAFYAANGKDATIAELCKPADQSAFKEFAPLYAFAYDTGYNMVAHFKTKLIGRNYEKLPDVKGKLFRKDIVDSAVDDGAGWTDYWYKNPATGKLAEKTTYAKKVGDLIVACGVYK, encoded by the coding sequence GTGAAAAAGTTATGTATTGCAACGATCCTGTGCCTTTCCATGCTCCTGTCCGGCGCGGCCCTGGCCGCCGATAAGGACCAGGCCGTCAAGGTCGTGGACGCTGTGGCCGCATTCTACGCGGCCAACGGAAAGGACGCCACCATCGCCGAACTCTGCAAGCCCGCGGATCAGAGCGCCTTCAAGGAATTCGCACCCCTGTATGCCTTTGCATACGACACCGGCTACAACATGGTCGCCCATTTCAAGACCAAGCTCATCGGCCGCAACTACGAGAAGCTTCCCGACGTGAAGGGCAAGCTCTTCCGCAAGGACATCGTGGATTCGGCGGTTGACGACGGCGCGGGTTGGACCGACTACTGGTACAAGAACCCCGCCACCGGAAAGCTGGCCGAGAAGACGACCTACGCCAAGAAGGTCGGCGATCTCATCGTCGCCTGCGGCGTGTACAAGTAG
- a CDS encoding NAD kinase, which yields MGPEIRNIACVAADTPKARERLAIIQDRYPLVDIHQADALVALGGDGFMLQTVHEHGKAGIPIYGMNCGSIGFLLNRFNPEDLLAQLNSAQTHILHPLAMTATTIDGERVSALAYNEVSMIRHSQQSANIRVFVNGRERLDNLVCDGILIATPAGSTAYNLSARGPIIPLGSNVLALTPISPFRPRRWNGALLPHSAVVEFEVLTPQKRPVNASADFLEIRDVVHILIREDLSNPAHLLFAHDHSLEERIFNEQFIH from the coding sequence ATGGGACCCGAGATTCGCAACATCGCCTGCGTGGCCGCCGACACTCCCAAAGCCCGGGAGCGGCTGGCCATCATACAAGACCGCTACCCGCTGGTAGACATCCATCAGGCCGACGCCCTGGTGGCGCTCGGGGGCGACGGGTTCATGCTCCAGACCGTGCACGAGCACGGGAAAGCGGGCATCCCCATCTACGGGATGAACTGCGGCTCCATCGGATTCCTGCTCAACCGGTTCAATCCCGAAGACCTTCTGGCGCAACTCAATTCGGCCCAGACCCACATCCTGCACCCCCTGGCCATGACCGCGACCACCATCGACGGCGAACGGGTTTCCGCCCTTGCCTACAACGAAGTCTCCATGATCCGCCATTCCCAGCAGTCGGCCAACATCCGCGTGTTCGTCAACGGCAGGGAGCGGTTGGACAATCTCGTCTGCGACGGCATCCTGATCGCCACCCCGGCGGGCAGCACGGCCTACAACCTGTCCGCCAGGGGGCCCATCATCCCCCTGGGGTCCAACGTGCTCGCCCTGACCCCGATCAGCCCGTTCCGCCCCCGCAGGTGGAACGGCGCCCTGCTGCCGCACTCGGCCGTGGTCGAATTCGAAGTCCTCACGCCCCAGAAGCGGCCCGTCAACGCATCGGCCGACTTCCTCGAAATCCGCGACGTGGTCCACATCCTGATCCGGGAGGACCTCTCCAATCCGGCACACCTGCTCTTTGCTCACGACCACTCTCTCGAAGAGCGCATATTCAACGAGCAGTTCATTCACTGA
- a CDS encoding MFS transporter: MQTRETTRSRTGDFRILAAILAGGLFSALGVGLFSFTIPLVSMDERISGAWLGSAFAAYYLAKLIVSPLSGMAADRFGPRPVLLLGMCAGCLIPPLYFLLPGLKTLYAIQIAMGLVSGLIRPVGMATLGSAAAGTNLTRWFAAQSALFSLAAFAGPIVGSLLYFNRSMAPVLIGLAACMGAALLATLFLLPGKTVTHRRDTVEPPAPDYCSKEKTTALLLAIGGRTLGIGLLTAFYPILLVDTLGRHGPTVAATYAVPGLATFLGLSLSGRFSTRKPDLDRVVFGMLLSAGSLFVLGSCTQLWQFVTFGAIMGGGAALSIPASMALASSYARRQGAVFGAANFASGVGFLLGPLLGGLIVQHYHSPLPAMQTAAALGGLACLPLVTITLREHFHWGTALSRSATGICSVTLLVIMAVCLSPRTDIESPGKGLYRFTDVAMGTIVNLTLEAKSRGAAAVAARKTMSAMRALQQDFDHRNLDGSIGRINRNAGLSWIKPTPRAFALLERTLEYSDRSGGVFDPTIGALTTSPLYYALDKTLAHAKSGLVDYRLVLVDRPGKRVRLKKKGMALDLGGIAKGTIVDAGVAFLRKQGIPSGIVEAGGDFYCFGDRDWTVGIRHPRNSASLQTISVREKGVCGSGDYQQFVTTEENGKPVKRHHIINPATMESAQESIGVTVIADSAEKADVLATTLFIMGPTQGTGFLAEHSPDSAAIWFLPDHTAAITDNFPH; encoded by the coding sequence ATGCAGACACGTGAAACGACTCGTTCCCGAACCGGGGATTTCCGCATCCTGGCAGCCATCCTGGCGGGCGGGCTGTTCTCCGCGCTCGGCGTCGGGCTGTTCTCGTTCACCATACCGCTGGTCAGCATGGACGAACGGATCAGCGGCGCGTGGCTCGGAAGCGCGTTTGCGGCATACTATCTGGCCAAGCTCATCGTCTCGCCGCTGTCCGGCATGGCCGCCGACCGGTTCGGACCCCGCCCGGTCCTTTTGCTCGGCATGTGCGCGGGCTGCCTCATCCCGCCGCTCTATTTCCTCCTGCCCGGCCTCAAGACCCTCTACGCCATCCAGATCGCCATGGGGCTCGTCTCGGGACTCATCCGCCCGGTGGGCATGGCCACGCTGGGGAGCGCCGCCGCCGGGACGAACCTGACCCGATGGTTCGCCGCCCAGTCCGCCCTGTTCAGCCTGGCCGCGTTCGCCGGTCCCATCGTGGGCAGCCTGCTGTACTTCAACCGTTCCATGGCCCCCGTGCTCATCGGCCTCGCCGCATGCATGGGAGCGGCCCTGCTGGCAACGCTCTTCCTGCTGCCCGGAAAAACCGTCACCCACCGCCGGGATACTGTCGAGCCGCCCGCGCCCGACTACTGCTCCAAGGAAAAGACCACCGCCCTGCTCCTGGCCATCGGGGGACGGACCCTGGGCATCGGCCTGCTGACCGCTTTCTATCCCATCCTGCTCGTCGACACCCTCGGCCGACACGGCCCGACCGTCGCCGCGACCTATGCGGTGCCGGGCCTGGCCACCTTCCTGGGCCTCTCCCTGTCAGGCCGCTTCTCCACCAGGAAACCGGACCTGGACCGGGTGGTCTTCGGCATGCTGCTCAGCGCGGGCTCCCTGTTCGTCCTGGGCTCCTGCACCCAGCTCTGGCAGTTCGTCACCTTCGGGGCCATCATGGGCGGCGGCGCCGCCCTGTCCATACCGGCCTCCATGGCCCTGGCCTCCTCCTACGCCCGGCGGCAGGGCGCGGTCTTCGGGGCGGCCAACTTCGCCTCGGGCGTCGGCTTTCTGCTGGGCCCCCTGCTGGGCGGACTGATCGTGCAACACTACCACTCCCCGCTGCCCGCCATGCAGACGGCGGCAGCCCTGGGAGGGTTGGCCTGCCTGCCGCTGGTGACCATAACCCTCAGGGAACACTTTCACTGGGGCACGGCTCTCTCCAGAAGCGCCACCGGCATCTGCTCGGTCACGCTCCTGGTCATCATGGCCGTCTGCCTCTCCCCCAGGACCGACATCGAATCGCCGGGCAAGGGCCTGTACCGATTCACGGACGTGGCCATGGGCACCATCGTCAATCTGACCCTTGAGGCGAAAAGCCGGGGAGCGGCCGCCGTCGCCGCCAGGAAGACCATGTCGGCCATGCGGGCCCTGCAGCAGGATTTCGACCACCGCAACCTGGACGGGTCCATCGGGCGCATCAACCGCAACGCCGGGTTGTCCTGGATCAAGCCCACGCCGAGGGCCTTCGCCCTGCTGGAGCGGACCCTCGAATACAGCGACCGGAGCGGGGGCGTGTTCGATCCGACCATCGGGGCCCTGACCACATCGCCGCTGTACTATGCCCTGGACAAGACCCTGGCCCACGCCAAGTCGGGCCTGGTGGACTACCGGCTGGTCCTGGTCGATCGTCCCGGCAAACGCGTCCGGCTGAAAAAGAAGGGCATGGCCCTGGACCTCGGCGGCATCGCCAAGGGCACCATCGTGGACGCGGGCGTCGCCTTCCTGCGCAAGCAGGGGATACCCTCGGGCATTGTCGAGGCGGGCGGCGATTTCTACTGTTTCGGGGACAGGGATTGGACCGTGGGCATCCGCCACCCGCGCAACTCCGCCTCTCTCCAGACCATCTCCGTCAGGGAGAAGGGCGTGTGCGGCTCCGGGGACTACCAGCAGTTCGTGACCACCGAGGAAAACGGGAAACCCGTCAAGCGCCACCACATCATCAACCCCGCCACCATGGAATCCGCCCAGGAATCCATCGGGGTGACGGTCATCGCCGACTCGGCGGAAAAGGCGGACGTGCTGGCCACCACCCTGTTCATCATGGGCCCGACGCAGGGAACCGGCTTCCTCGCCGAGCACTCGCCCGACAGCGCGGCCATCTGGTTCCTGCCCGACCACACCGCAGCCATAACGGACAATTTTCCCCACTGA
- a CDS encoding sensor histidine kinase codes for MRGFNETKFNAPAFMLVLLILLGIPFLIGLLVQYNYIQDLERVSDERLTLYEMTLESELQKYEYLPYLISENGMVSEFLAKGGDALPINRFLYRVNNIAGSSVVYIIGTDGIVSAASNWDKPNNFIDLDLSFRPYFKDAMRGKEGQFFGVGITVGEPGFYISHPIRDKGDIIGVAVAKIALSPLERIWREGGETLFVSDSNGVIVLTSRPSWKYKTLTPLDTVMLKKIHDQEQYPGFQLQHLPSHTRTRLGFVEEFTIGKERFLKRTRGIPGTDWGISYLTPQGPLWERTLGVSLTTFVLLGLAILTRLFLRERRLQRLSRRQAIEADHIRDINHQLAQEVEERKRTEHELRAAQEELVQAGKLAALGEMATAIAHELNQPIAAAKTYIASCQLMLKRNKLDELAPTLDKVSDLGDRMAKVTGSLKSFARRSSDKNLEFDLRQAIKEAVSLMKHQFHVENCDLKLSMPGQPVLIIGDRMRLEQVLINLFRNALDALHETDAPQINVKLSLENGQALVRVWDNGPGVPEEIGNKIFEPFVTTKKEGIGVGLGLSISYKIVKDMGGHFRVANRAPSGAEFSVQIPLSTKQQEG; via the coding sequence ATGCGAGGATTCAACGAAACCAAATTCAATGCTCCGGCCTTTATGCTGGTCCTCCTCATACTCCTGGGCATCCCGTTCCTCATCGGGCTGCTGGTGCAGTACAACTACATCCAGGACCTGGAGCGCGTCTCCGACGAGCGGTTGACCCTGTATGAAATGACCCTCGAATCCGAGTTGCAGAAATACGAATACCTGCCCTATCTCATCTCGGAAAACGGCATGGTGTCGGAATTCCTCGCCAAGGGCGGCGACGCCCTGCCCATCAACCGCTTCCTGTACCGCGTCAACAACATCGCCGGGTCTTCCGTCGTCTACATCATCGGCACCGACGGCATCGTCAGCGCGGCGAGCAACTGGGACAAGCCGAACAACTTCATCGACCTGGACCTGAGTTTCCGCCCGTACTTCAAGGACGCGATGAGGGGAAAGGAAGGGCAGTTCTTCGGCGTGGGCATCACCGTGGGCGAGCCCGGCTTCTACATCTCGCACCCCATCAGGGACAAGGGCGACATCATCGGCGTGGCCGTGGCCAAAATCGCCCTGTCGCCCCTGGAACGCATCTGGCGGGAAGGCGGCGAAACCCTGTTCGTCTCGGATTCGAACGGCGTCATCGTCCTGACCAGCCGCCCGTCGTGGAAATACAAGACCCTCACGCCCCTGGACACGGTCATGCTCAAGAAGATCCACGACCAGGAGCAGTACCCGGGATTCCAGCTGCAGCACCTGCCGTCCCACACCCGAACCCGCCTCGGCTTCGTCGAGGAGTTCACCATCGGCAAGGAACGGTTCCTCAAAAGGACCCGCGGCATTCCGGGAACGGACTGGGGCATCAGCTACCTCACGCCCCAGGGCCCCCTGTGGGAACGGACGCTGGGCGTCTCGCTGACCACCTTCGTCCTGCTCGGGCTGGCCATCCTGACGCGGCTCTTCCTGCGGGAACGGAGGCTGCAGAGGCTCTCCCGCCGACAGGCGATTGAGGCCGACCACATCCGGGACATCAACCACCAGCTGGCCCAGGAGGTCGAGGAGCGCAAGCGGACCGAACACGAGCTGCGCGCGGCCCAGGAGGAGCTGGTCCAGGCGGGCAAGCTCGCCGCCCTGGGCGAGATGGCCACGGCCATCGCCCACGAACTGAACCAGCCCATCGCCGCGGCCAAGACCTATATCGCCAGCTGCCAGCTCATGCTCAAGCGGAACAAGCTGGACGAACTCGCCCCGACCCTGGACAAGGTCTCGGACCTCGGCGACAGGATGGCCAAGGTCACGGGCAGCCTGAAATCATTCGCCCGCCGGTCCTCGGACAAAAACCTGGAATTCGACCTCCGCCAGGCCATCAAGGAAGCCGTCAGCCTCATGAAGCACCAGTTCCACGTGGAGAACTGCGACCTGAAGCTGTCCATGCCCGGCCAGCCCGTTCTCATCATCGGTGACCGCATGCGGCTGGAGCAGGTGCTGATCAACCTCTTCCGCAACGCCCTGGACGCCCTGCACGAGACCGACGCCCCGCAGATCAACGTCAAGCTGAGCCTGGAGAACGGGCAGGCCCTGGTCAGGGTCTGGGACAACGGGCCGGGCGTGCCCGAAGAGATCGGCAACAAGATATTCGAACCCTTTGTCACCACCAAGAAGGAAGGCATCGGCGTCGGCCTCGGCCTCTCCATTTCGTACAAGATCGTCAAGGACATGGGCGGCCATTTCCGGGTGGCCAACCGGGCTCCCAGCGGCGCCGAGTTCTCTGTCCAGATTCCCTTGTCCACCAAGCAGCAGGAAGGATAA
- a CDS encoding sigma-54-dependent transcriptional regulator, with protein MQQVILVDDERSVRDSARQWLELSDFQVSDFADARLALRMITPDYTGIVLTDVKMPGLDGLAFQKMIADIDPHIPVVLFTGHGDIAMAVEAIRGGAYDFVEKPFDPERIVETIKRALEKRRLIIENRQLKMALSDCEGIDSRLVGTSPLMRELKKEITHIAPTIANVLILGETGTGKEVIARAIHNLSALSKGPYMALNCATIPVNMAESELFGHVSGAFTGASGKRVGKLEAANGGTLFLDELNSMPFDVQGKLLRALEMREITPLGANSARPVNFRLLSAMNEDPRTAIEEGRLREDLYFRINTVELAVPPLRERTDDIPLLFSFFLERAADTYGMTVTPPGPESLSIMMGHDWPGNVRELKTMAERYVLSPLPPKERIGKIMSGAMEDTHTSAVSLREQVSLFERHLIHESLARNGGIIKDVIADLGIPRRTLNEKMTKYGLKRSE; from the coding sequence ATGCAACAGGTCATTCTTGTGGACGACGAACGTTCCGTACGGGACTCCGCCCGTCAATGGCTCGAACTCTCTGATTTCCAGGTCTCCGACTTCGCCGATGCGAGGCTGGCGCTGAGGATGATCACCCCCGACTACACCGGCATCGTGCTCACCGACGTCAAGATGCCCGGGCTGGACGGGCTCGCCTTCCAGAAGATGATCGCCGACATCGACCCCCACATCCCGGTGGTCCTGTTCACCGGGCACGGGGACATCGCCATGGCCGTGGAGGCCATCCGGGGCGGGGCCTACGATTTCGTGGAAAAGCCCTTCGACCCGGAACGGATCGTGGAGACCATCAAGCGGGCACTGGAAAAACGCCGCCTGATCATCGAGAACCGGCAGCTCAAGATGGCCCTGTCCGACTGCGAGGGCATCGACTCCCGGCTGGTCGGCACCAGCCCGCTCATGCGCGAACTGAAAAAAGAGATCACCCACATAGCCCCGACCATCGCCAACGTCCTGATCCTGGGCGAAACCGGCACGGGAAAGGAAGTCATCGCCCGGGCCATCCACAACCTTTCCGCCCTTTCCAAGGGGCCGTACATGGCCCTGAACTGCGCGACCATCCCGGTCAACATGGCCGAGAGCGAGCTGTTCGGCCACGTGTCCGGAGCCTTCACCGGCGCATCCGGCAAACGGGTCGGCAAACTGGAGGCGGCCAACGGCGGCACGCTGTTCCTGGACGAACTCAACTCCATGCCCTTCGACGTGCAGGGCAAGCTCCTGCGCGCCCTGGAGATGCGCGAGATCACCCCCCTGGGGGCCAACTCGGCCCGCCCGGTCAACTTCCGGCTGCTCTCCGCCATGAACGAGGACCCCCGCACGGCCATCGAGGAAGGAAGGCTCCGCGAGGATTTGTACTTCCGGATCAACACCGTGGAACTGGCCGTCCCGCCGCTTCGGGAGCGCACGGACGACATCCCGCTGCTGTTTTCCTTTTTCCTGGAAAGGGCGGCGGACACCTACGGCATGACCGTGACCCCTCCCGGCCCGGAGAGCCTGTCCATCATGATGGGCCACGATTGGCCCGGCAACGTGCGCGAGCTCAAGACCATGGCCGAGCGGTACGTCCTCTCCCCCCTTCCTCCCAAGGAGCGGATCGGCAAGATCATGTCCGGCGCCATGGAAGACACGCACACCTCCGCCGTGTCACTCAGGGAACAGGTTTCGCTCTTCGAGCGGCACCTCATCCACGAGTCCCTCGCCCGCAACGGCGGGATCATCAAGGACGTCATCGCCGACCTCGGCATCCCCCGCCGAACCCTCAATGAAAAGATGACCAAATACGGACTAAAACGGTCCGAATAA
- a CDS encoding succinate dehydrogenase/fumarate reductase cytochrome b subunit, which yields MKTFTTSVPGLSRRDASLDWLQMLTGAGLILFMWCHMLLVSSVVISPSIMNAIANFFEATYMAQVGGPLIFLTFLVHFVLAARKIPFRAEGQITIWQHAKMLKHRDTWLWIVQAGTAMIILILGAIHMWVVLNDLPITAAKSAARMQHFWWFVFYMILLPCVELHVSVGFYRIAVKWGFVKSEGRKGFKLFETSLFTIFMVIGVITLIRFVTLG from the coding sequence ATGAAAACCTTTACGACATCCGTCCCAGGCTTGTCCCGCAGAGACGCCAGTCTTGACTGGCTGCAGATGCTGACGGGAGCCGGCCTGATTCTGTTCATGTGGTGTCACATGCTGCTCGTGTCTTCGGTGGTCATATCCCCGAGCATCATGAATGCCATCGCCAACTTCTTCGAGGCCACGTACATGGCCCAGGTCGGCGGTCCCCTTATTTTCCTCACATTCCTGGTGCACTTCGTCCTGGCCGCGCGCAAGATTCCCTTCCGCGCAGAGGGCCAGATCACCATCTGGCAGCACGCCAAGATGCTGAAGCACCGCGACACCTGGCTCTGGATCGTCCAGGCCGGAACGGCCATGATCATCCTGATCCTGGGTGCCATCCACATGTGGGTCGTCCTGAACGACCTGCCCATCACCGCCGCCAAGTCCGCCGCACGCATGCAGCACTTCTGGTGGTTCGTCTTTTACATGATCCTCCTGCCCTGCGTCGAACTTCACGTCAGCGTCGGCTTCTACCGCATCGCGGTGAAATGGGGATTCGTGAAATCCGAAGGGCGTAAGGGGTTCAAATTATTCGAGACGTCCCTGTTCACCATCTTCATGGTCATCGGCGTCATCACCCTGATCCGCTTCGTAACGTTAGGCTAG